CGGTGAATTATTATTTGATGAAATCCGGACTTCATTTTCAGCTATCCGAATTGCAAAGTTTTTTTCCAGTCCGGTTCTAATCACCTTCTCGATACTCAATGTATCCTGAGCGAGTAAAGAGGGAGTTGAGAATAAAGTGGCACCAATAATCAGTATAAATGCAGATAGTCTTTTCATCTTAAACAGGGGCAGTCTCTAATTCTTTTTCAGCTTTTTTGATGGTTTCTTCATCAATTAAATCATCGTCTGATTTAACTGGCGACAGATATGAATACATGGCCGGAATCACATACAGGGTTAGCAAGCTTCCGATAATCAAACCGCCAATAACGGCAATACCCATAGAGGTTCGGCTTTCAGCGCCGGCTCCCAGTGCCAATGCAATCGGTAAAATCCCGAGCACGGTTGAAATACTGGTCATCAGGATCGGACGGAATCGGGCTGCTGCAGCATCCAGGATCGCATCCATAATTGATAGCCCCTGCCGCTGACGCTGGTTGGCAAATTCAACAATCAAAATTCCATTTTTCGTTACCAAGCCAATCAGCATTATCATCCCGATCTGGCTGAAGATGTTTAGTGACTCATTGAAATACCACATACTAAGTAACGCACCAGCCAAAGCCAGCGGTACTGTTAACATGATGGTAAATGGATCCCGGAAACTCTCGAACTGAGCCGACAATACCAGATAGACCAATGCCAGAGCCAGCAGGAATATAAAGCCAAGACTGGATGAACTCTCCACAAAATCACGGGAAGGTCCGGCAAGGCTTGTTACAAATGTATCATCCAGAACACCTTCTGCAATTTCATCCATTGCTTCAATTCCATCAGCAATGGTATTGCCCGGTGCTAAACTGGCAGAGATAGTCGCTGATGCATAGCGGTTAAATCGATATAACTGTGGCGGACTGCTTTGCTCGGCTACAGTAACGAGGTTATCCAGCTGGATAAGCCGGCCAGCATTATTTCGAACGTAAAGACTTCTTAGGTCAACAGGTTCATTTCGATTGGCCCGACTTACCTGACCGATAACCTGGTATTGCTTTCCATTCATGATAAAGAAGTCGAATCGCTGGCCACTAAGTGAAAGCTGTAAAGTCTCCGCAATATCCCGAACTGAAACGCCTAAATCTTGTGCACGTTCTCTATCGATTGATACCTGCAATTCAGGTTTATTGAATTTCAGGTCCACATCCTGATAAGTAAACGTAGGGTTATTCCGAACTTCTTCCAGAAATCCAGGAATGACTTCCTTGAGTTTTTCGAAATTCTGATTCTGTAGAACGTACTGTACTGGCAAACCACCTCTGCTGCTTCCAATAGTTTGTTCCTGAGATACAAAGGTTTGTGCTCCACTAAGACTGGTAACCAATTCCGTAAGGTGATTGGCCACATCATCCTGTGACCGCTCCCGATCTTCCGGGTCTTCCAAAATCGCAAATGCAAAACCGGAATTCACAGAACTGGATGCACCAAATCCTGGAGACGTCACCGAGATCACCGACTTAGCCTCCGGAACACTATCCTGAACCAGATTAATCAGCCGGTCCATATAATTGTCCATGTATTCATAAGAGGCTCCTTCGGGTGCCTGTGCAAACATTCGTACCCGGCTTCGGTCTTCCAAAGGAGCAATTTCCTGGGGAAGAGTCATCATGAATAAGTAAATCAATCCTCCCGATGCTGCAATAACAAGAAAAGAAACCCATCGGTTGTTCATGAAGGTCTGCAACGAGTTTTTGTAAGCTTTATTCATAGCCAGAAAGAACGGCTCGGTCATCTCATAAAACTTATTATGCCGCTCTCTCTTCTTGAGTAATTTTGTAGAAAGCATTGGGGTAAGTGTCAAAGCCACAAAAGATGAAATAATCACGGCTCCGGCAATTACAATCCCAAACTCTCTAAACAACCGGCCTGTGATTCCACCCAAAAACAGGATGGGCATAAACACGGAAACCAATGCAGCTGAGGTTGCAATAACAGCAAAGAAAATTTCTT
The genomic region above belongs to Gracilimonas sp. and contains:
- a CDS encoding efflux RND transporter permease subunit: MSLSSLSIRRPVLATVFSIVIILFGIISFNYLPVREYPAVDPPIVTVSTSYIGANAEVIESQITEPLEEEINGIAGIKNLTSVSREGRSTVTVEFNLEVDLETAANDVRARVSRAVGNLPPDADPPVVSKADADARPILFFNIKSDSRNLLQLTDVAINYFKERVQTIDGVSSVQIWGDKTYSMRLWLDPMKLAAYDLTPLDVRNSLASENVELPSGRIEGNLTELTVRTMGRMTTVDEFNDLIISQRNGSNIKLRDLGYAELGPQNERTILKRDGVPMVGVVLVPQPGANQIDIADEFYNRAEAIEQDLPADIETAIGFDTTEYVRASIDEVQQTIFIAFLLVIAIIFLFLRDWRTTIIPVVVIPIALIGAFFVMYMAGFSINVLTLLAIVLAIGLVVDDAIVVLENIYAKIEQGLEPTIAGILGSKEIFFAVIATSAALVSVFMPILFLGGITGRLFREFGIVIAGAVIISSFVALTLTPMLSTKLLKKRERHNKFYEMTEPFFLAMNKAYKNSLQTFMNNRWVSFLVIAASGGLIYLFMMTLPQEIAPLEDRSRVRMFAQAPEGASYEYMDNYMDRLINLVQDSVPEAKSVISVTSPGFGASSSVNSGFAFAILEDPEDRERSQDDVANHLTELVTSLSGAQTFVSQEQTIGSSRGGLPVQYVLQNQNFEKLKEVIPGFLEEVRNNPTFTYQDVDLKFNKPELQVSIDRERAQDLGVSVRDIAETLQLSLSGQRFDFFIMNGKQYQVIGQVSRANRNEPVDLRSLYVRNNAGRLIQLDNLVTVAEQSSPPQLYRFNRYASATISASLAPGNTIADGIEAMDEIAEGVLDDTFVTSLAGPSRDFVESSSSLGFIFLLALALVYLVLSAQFESFRDPFTIMLTVPLALAGALLSMWYFNESLNIFSQIGMIMLIGLVTKNGILIVEFANQRQRQGLSIMDAILDAAAARFRPILMTSISTVLGILPIALALGAGAESRTSMGIAVIGGLIIGSLLTLYVIPAMYSYLSPVKSDDDLIDEETIKKAEKELETAPV